The Flavobacterium jumunjinense genome includes a region encoding these proteins:
- a CDS encoding chalcone isomerase family protein produces the protein MRKIILLLAFFVSFMSFSQDDLDVDGIKIKKSIKVRDTGGKTKLYLNGYGIRDKMWINLYVQALYLTERTNDPDKILDSDETIATRLYVTSSLVTREKLIKAIEDGVEKSYKGDISLIRERLDKFMSFFESVTEKGYVEFVYSKEDVKTYVFLNDKLTGEIEGLDFRRALFGIWLEEKAVDRTLKKRLLGM, from the coding sequence ATGAGAAAAATTATTTTACTATTAGCGTTTTTTGTAAGTTTCATGTCATTTTCTCAAGATGATTTAGATGTCGATGGAATTAAAATTAAAAAATCTATTAAAGTTAGAGATACAGGTGGTAAAACTAAATTGTATCTAAACGGTTACGGAATTAGGGATAAAATGTGGATTAATTTATACGTTCAAGCGTTATATCTTACAGAAAGAACAAATGATCCAGATAAAATTTTAGATTCTGACGAAACTATTGCAACTCGTTTGTATGTAACTTCTTCTTTGGTAACTAGAGAAAAGTTAATTAAAGCCATTGAAGATGGTGTTGAGAAATCTTATAAAGGGGACATAAGCTTAATCAGAGAGCGTTTGGATAAATTCATGTCATTTTTTGAATCTGTTACCGAAAAAGGTTATGTTGAGTTTGTTTACTCAAAAGAAGATGTTAAAACATATGTATTTTTAAATGATAAATTAACTGGTGAAATTGAAGGATTAGATTTTAGAAGAGCTCTTTTTGGAATATGGTTAGAAGAAAAAGCTGTAGATAGAACTCTAAAGAAAAGACTACTAGGTATGTAA
- a CDS encoding glycosyltransferase family 2 protein: protein MKKIAVVILNWNGASLLKQFLPSVIEYSQDASIYVIDNASTDNSVKLLKKEFPSIQIIINKDNYGFAKGYNEGLRTIKEPYLALVNSDIEVTKNWLEPIIRIFDNELNTAIIQPKILDYKKKTDFEYAGAAGGFIDKYGFPYCRGRIFEKLEKDNGQYNDEVEIFWASGACFFIRNSVFSKLNGFDNDFFAHQEEIDLCWRSFNDGNIAKYCGSSTVYHVGGATLDSGSPKKTFLNFRNSLFMLTKNLPSKNLLSILFIRLLLDGIASIRFLTQGKFKHIIAVLKAHYSFYIGLRKHLKKRTKINKNNYFKTNSIVYQHFVLKKEKY, encoded by the coding sequence TTGAAAAAAATTGCTGTTGTTATATTAAATTGGAATGGAGCTTCATTACTTAAGCAATTTCTTCCTTCTGTAATTGAATATTCTCAGGATGCATCAATTTATGTAATTGATAATGCATCAACAGATAATTCAGTAAAATTATTAAAAAAAGAGTTTCCTTCAATACAAATTATTATAAACAAAGACAATTATGGCTTTGCTAAGGGATATAATGAAGGTTTAAGAACAATAAAAGAGCCCTATTTAGCGTTAGTTAATAGTGACATTGAAGTTACTAAAAATTGGCTTGAACCTATTATTCGAATCTTCGATAATGAATTGAATACTGCTATTATTCAACCTAAAATCTTAGATTATAAAAAGAAAACAGATTTCGAATATGCTGGTGCTGCTGGTGGCTTTATAGATAAGTATGGTTTTCCTTATTGTAGAGGTCGCATTTTTGAAAAATTAGAAAAGGATAATGGACAATATAATGATGAAGTTGAAATATTCTGGGCTTCTGGTGCTTGCTTTTTCATTAGAAATTCCGTTTTCAGTAAATTAAACGGTTTTGATAATGATTTTTTTGCACATCAAGAAGAAATAGATTTATGTTGGCGATCATTTAACGATGGAAATATTGCTAAATATTGTGGTTCATCAACAGTATATCATGTAGGCGGTGCTACATTAGATTCCGGAAGTCCAAAAAAGACTTTTTTGAATTTTAGAAATTCATTATTCATGCTTACTAAAAATTTACCTAGTAAAAACTTATTAAGCATTCTATTTATTCGATTACTATTAGATGGAATTGCAAGCATTCGTTTTTTGACACAAGGTAAGTTTAAGCATATAATAGCCGTTTTAAAGGCACACTATTCCTTTTATATAGGACTTAGAAAGCATTTAAAGAAAAGAACAAAAATTAATAAAAATAATTATTTTAAAACTAATTCAATTGTGTATCAACACTTTGTATTAAAGAAAGAAAAATATTAA
- a CDS encoding DEAD/DEAH box helicase: protein MTFKDLKLINNIQESLLELGYEKPTPIQEQAIPEVLAERDLVACAQTGTGKTAAFAIPIIQLIHQIVGSAKKVKKIRTLVITPTRELAIQIGENFNTYAKYTNIKTLVIFGGVNQVPQVDQLKRGIDVLIATPGRLLDLYKQGYIDLNHMHQLVLDEADQMLDMGFINDVKKIIKLTPDNRQTLLFSATMPIAIRELADSFLRDPKYVTVAPVSSTAEKVSQKVYFVDKSEKRNLLYHLIKNDNIENVLVFTRTKHGADNIVKALKKQGVESGAIHGDKSQNSRQRVLESFKNKEIPVLVATDIAARGIDIDSLPFVINFDIPNISETYVHRIGRTGRAGNSGLAISFCAKDEKAYWQDIEKLIRMKIKVVEDHPFPYGQEEKKEGQKPDLRNKNKTNSQKNENKSRKSDSSKKNKKRWY, encoded by the coding sequence ATGACATTTAAAGATCTTAAATTAATAAATAACATTCAAGAATCACTTTTAGAATTAGGATATGAAAAACCTACTCCAATTCAAGAGCAAGCAATCCCAGAAGTACTTGCAGAAAGAGATTTAGTTGCTTGTGCGCAAACAGGTACAGGAAAAACAGCAGCATTTGCAATACCTATAATTCAATTAATACATCAAATTGTTGGTTCTGCGAAAAAAGTAAAGAAAATTAGAACATTGGTTATAACCCCTACTCGTGAATTAGCGATACAAATTGGTGAAAACTTTAATACTTATGCGAAATATACTAATATCAAGACATTAGTAATTTTTGGTGGTGTAAATCAAGTTCCACAAGTTGATCAATTAAAGAGAGGTATCGATGTTTTGATTGCAACACCAGGGCGACTTTTAGACTTATACAAACAAGGTTATATAGATTTGAATCACATGCATCAATTAGTGCTTGATGAAGCAGACCAAATGTTAGACATGGGATTTATTAATGATGTAAAGAAAATTATAAAACTTACGCCAGATAATAGACAAACATTGCTTTTTTCTGCAACAATGCCAATTGCAATTAGAGAACTAGCAGACAGTTTCTTAAGAGATCCAAAATATGTTACTGTTGCACCTGTTTCTAGTACAGCAGAAAAAGTTTCTCAAAAAGTATATTTTGTAGACAAATCGGAAAAAAGAAATTTACTTTATCATTTAATTAAAAATGATAATATTGAAAACGTTTTAGTTTTTACAAGAACAAAACATGGCGCAGACAACATCGTAAAGGCATTAAAAAAGCAAGGTGTTGAGTCGGGAGCAATTCATGGTGACAAATCACAAAACTCTAGACAAAGAGTCTTAGAGAGCTTTAAAAACAAGGAAATTCCTGTTTTAGTTGCTACAGATATTGCGGCAAGAGGAATTGATATTGATAGTTTACCATTTGTTATAAATTTTGATATTCCAAATATATCTGAAACTTATGTTCATAGAATTGGACGTACTGGAAGAGCTGGAAATTCGGGATTAGCTATTTCTTTTTGTGCAAAAGATGAAAAAGCATATTGGCAAGATATTGAAAAGCTTATTCGAATGAAAATTAAAGTGGTTGAAGATCATCCTTTTCCATATGGTCAAGAAGAGAAAAAGGAAGGACAAAAACCAGATTTGAGAAATAAGAACAAAACAAATTCTCAAAAAAATGAAAATAAATCTAGAAAATCAGATAGCTCAAAAAAGAATAAAAAGCGTTGGTATTAA
- a CDS encoding type I restriction enzyme HsdR N-terminal domain-containing protein, with protein sequence MQQLNFPSYSFRFKNSKNKPYIFDEIRKKFVVLTPEEWVRQHVVRYLIDDKKYSKSFINVEKLVKVNGINKRYDIVVFDSKGNIFLLIECKAPEVPISQKTFDQIAQYNLVLKASYLMVTNGLNHYFCQMDFENEKYSFLSALPDFKN encoded by the coding sequence ATGCAACAACTCAATTTTCCTTCCTATTCGTTTCGGTTCAAAAATAGTAAAAATAAACCCTATATCTTTGATGAAATTAGAAAAAAATTTGTGGTTCTAACTCCTGAAGAATGGGTTCGACAACATGTTGTTCGTTATTTAATTGATGACAAAAAATATTCTAAGTCTTTTATCAATGTAGAAAAACTAGTTAAAGTTAATGGAATAAATAAAAGGTATGATATTGTTGTCTTTGATTCTAAAGGAAATATCTTTTTATTAATTGAGTGTAAAGCTCCCGAAGTTCCTATTTCGCAAAAAACTTTTGATCAAATTGCTCAATATAATTTAGTATTAAAAGCTTCCTATTTAATGGTAACAAACGGACTAAATCATTACTTTTGTCAAATGGATTTTGAAAATGAAAAATATTCGTTTTTAAGTGCTTTACCAGATTTTAAAAATTGA
- a CDS encoding CAL67264 family membrane protein, translating into MGMNKNTVLAWATFIMIIMGLILIGLGIYRYADVAGWGFSAVGVGFFAIAWVFNALKGRV; encoded by the coding sequence ATGGGCATGAATAAAAATACTGTATTAGCTTGGGCAACATTCATTATGATTATAATGGGATTAATTTTAATTGGATTAGGAATATATAGATATGCAGATGTAGCTGGTTGGGGTTTTTCAGCTGTAGGTGTCGGTTTTTTTGCTATTGCTTGGGTTTTTAATGCCTTAAAGGGAAGAGTATAA
- a CDS encoding T9SS type A sorting domain-containing protein, with protein sequence MKKLSTFLILFLFAQQVGFSQCANGDCSTANMDFDPDPYFVSNADWQASHGTPSVSPNNAWMWSANGIGEGINYHSYNFVAGRQYCITIVATTVVRGGGLADPNAHFKMIATQGDVIGGGGSSMPALPSPNQLIANENWNATGPPSTNSYTYTFTAANNFDNLWIYPYSSTMPVVELTLKRLIICDVTPEPCAVKFRIGLSEYGGGNTAITAQSDPIPSGGVVTMNIIKNGLSVYNGLPISYIGTPGNYTICMTLTLKSGVKCTKCFDFCIGKWYDKNKFSTNEVEDVISTKTKIKGYNPFPEELKEKNIEELFKNDNVQLFPNPNTGIFTIQSNNEVLIENVVINNLTNNRLVKTIKPQATSVKVDLSKEDSGIYIAEIKFRDGTIINKKIIIKK encoded by the coding sequence ATGAAAAAATTATCAACATTTTTAATCTTGTTCCTTTTTGCGCAACAAGTAGGTTTCTCACAGTGTGCAAATGGAGATTGTAGCACTGCGAATATGGATTTTGATCCTGATCCTTATTTTGTGAGTAATGCCGATTGGCAAGCATCACATGGAACACCATCTGTGAGTCCAAATAATGCATGGATGTGGTCTGCAAACGGAATTGGAGAAGGTATCAATTATCATTCCTATAATTTTGTTGCTGGTCGTCAGTACTGTATAACAATTGTTGCAACAACAGTTGTTAGAGGAGGTGGTTTAGCCGATCCTAATGCACATTTTAAAATGATTGCTACTCAAGGTGATGTTATAGGTGGTGGAGGATCTTCTATGCCTGCTTTACCTTCACCAAATCAGCTGATAGCGAATGAAAATTGGAACGCAACAGGACCACCAAGTACGAATTCTTATACGTATACTTTTACAGCTGCAAATAATTTCGATAATTTATGGATTTATCCATATTCAAGCACAATGCCTGTAGTTGAATTAACACTGAAAAGGTTAATTATTTGTGATGTAACTCCAGAACCTTGTGCTGTTAAATTTAGAATTGGTTTAAGTGAATATGGAGGTGGAAACACAGCAATAACAGCTCAATCAGATCCAATTCCTTCTGGTGGAGTAGTTACTATGAATATAATCAAAAATGGTTTAAGTGTATATAATGGATTACCAATAAGCTATATTGGAACACCAGGTAACTATACAATATGTATGACATTAACATTAAAGAGTGGTGTTAAGTGTACAAAATGTTTTGATTTCTGTATTGGTAAATGGTATGATAAGAATAAATTCTCAACAAACGAAGTAGAAGACGTAATTTCAACTAAAACAAAAATTAAAGGTTATAATCCATTCCCAGAAGAGTTGAAAGAGAAAAATATTGAAGAATTATTTAAAAATGATAATGTTCAGTTATTCCCAAACCCAAATACAGGAATATTTACGATTCAATCTAATAATGAAGTATTAATTGAAAACGTTGTTATTAATAATTTAACTAACAATAGATTAGTTAAAACAATTAAACCACAAGCAACTTCAGTTAAAGTGGATTTATCTAAAGAAGATTCTGGGATATATATTGCAGAAATTAAGTTTAGAGATGGAACTATTATTAATAAAAAAATTATTATAAAAAAATAG
- the holA gene encoding DNA polymerase III subunit delta, with protein MDEVIHIIKDIKAGIFKPIYFFMGEEPYYIDKLTEYIEDNVLTDDEKGFNQVVLYGRDTSIEDIVSNAKRYPMMAERQVVIVKEAQELSRTIDKLEAYAENPQPSTVLVFAYKYKSLDKRKKITKVLGKAGVVFESKKLYENQVGDWIKRILSSQKYAIEPKAAAMLVEFLGTDLSKISNELDKLKIILPKGHTITAKDIEENIGISKDYNNFELRKAIGEKNQLKAYKIINYFAQNPKDNPIVVTTGLVFGFFSQLLQYHGLKDKSKANVAKVLKVNPFFVSDYDVAVRNYPMRKVSGIVALLREIDVKSKGVGSTISQHDLLKEMMIGIFK; from the coding sequence ATGGATGAAGTTATACATATAATAAAAGATATTAAAGCTGGGATTTTTAAGCCTATATATTTTTTCATGGGTGAAGAACCATATTATATAGATAAACTGACCGAATATATCGAAGATAATGTGCTCACAGATGATGAAAAAGGATTTAATCAAGTTGTTTTGTATGGAAGAGATACATCTATAGAAGACATTGTTTCTAATGCAAAACGTTATCCAATGATGGCTGAAAGACAAGTTGTCATCGTTAAAGAAGCACAAGAATTATCTAGAACAATTGATAAGCTAGAGGCTTATGCAGAAAATCCACAACCATCTACTGTATTAGTTTTCGCATATAAATACAAATCATTAGATAAAAGAAAAAAAATAACGAAAGTACTTGGTAAAGCAGGAGTAGTTTTTGAGAGTAAAAAATTATATGAAAACCAAGTAGGAGACTGGATAAAAAGAATTCTTTCAAGTCAGAAATACGCAATTGAACCGAAAGCAGCAGCAATGCTTGTTGAATTTTTAGGAACTGATTTATCAAAAATAAGTAATGAACTGGATAAATTAAAGATAATATTACCGAAAGGGCATACTATTACAGCTAAAGACATTGAAGAAAATATTGGAATTAGTAAAGATTATAATAATTTTGAACTTAGAAAAGCAATCGGTGAAAAGAACCAATTAAAAGCTTATAAAATCATTAATTATTTTGCACAAAATCCTAAAGACAATCCTATAGTTGTTACTACAGGACTTGTGTTTGGTTTTTTCTCTCAACTATTACAATATCATGGTTTGAAAGATAAATCGAAGGCAAATGTGGCAAAAGTTTTAAAAGTAAATCCGTTTTTTGTATCTGACTATGACGTTGCTGTTCGAAATTATCCAATGAGAAAAGTGAGTGGAATTGTTGCACTTTTAAGGGAAATCGATGTTAAAAGCAAAGGAGTTGGTTCGACTATTTCTCAACATGATTTATTAAAAGAAATGATGATAGGTATTTTTAAATAA
- a CDS encoding OmpA/MotB family protein, whose protein sequence is MKKIVMSISVLALLMTSCVSKKKFVDLEKKNKEVQDLLNSTTVKLNNCLTEKTAITSQLDYLKKNNSDLINNSKELTVLTTKGAQNLEKSLESLKEKDLKITRLQDALTKKDSVTLALVTSLKKEVGLNDPDININVEKGVVFISIADNLLFKSGSYEVSDGAKNVLAKVAKVINSKPDFECMVEGHTDNVPIKNNVLLDNWDLSVKRSTSIVRVLQNDLGVDPKQLIPAGRSSYIPLVSNDSPENRAKNRRTKIIILPKIDQFYEMIEKEMKTLKTAK, encoded by the coding sequence ATGAAAAAAATCGTTATGTCAATCTCTGTATTGGCTTTGTTAATGACTTCTTGTGTTTCTAAAAAGAAGTTTGTTGATTTAGAAAAAAAGAATAAAGAAGTACAAGATTTGTTAAACTCTACAACAGTTAAATTAAATAATTGTTTAACCGAGAAAACAGCAATTACAAGTCAGTTAGATTATTTAAAAAAGAACAACTCTGATTTAATCAACAATTCTAAAGAATTAACTGTATTAACAACCAAAGGTGCTCAAAATTTAGAAAAGTCTTTAGAAAGTTTAAAAGAGAAGGATCTTAAAATTACAAGATTACAAGATGCACTTACTAAAAAAGACAGTGTTACATTGGCGCTTGTTACAAGTTTAAAGAAAGAAGTTGGTTTAAACGATCCAGATATTAATATTAATGTAGAAAAAGGAGTTGTATTTATTTCTATTGCTGATAATTTATTATTCAAATCAGGAAGTTATGAAGTTAGTGATGGAGCTAAAAATGTTTTAGCTAAGGTTGCTAAAGTAATTAATAGCAAGCCAGATTTTGAATGTATGGTTGAAGGGCATACAGATAATGTGCCTATTAAAAATAATGTTTTATTAGATAACTGGGATTTATCTGTTAAAAGATCTACTTCTATTGTTCGAGTATTACAAAATGATTTAGGTGTTGACCCAAAACAATTAATTCCTGCAGGAAGAAGTTCGTATATTCCTTTAGTGAGCAATGATAGTCCTGAAAACAGAGCAAAAAATAGAAGAACAAAAATTATTATTTTGCCAAAAATTGATCAATTCTATGAAATGATTGAAAAAGAAATGAAAACCTTAAAAACTGCTAAATAA
- a CDS encoding ATP-binding protein, which translates to MKKILKTTLLLLCLVFTITTYPQDSLRSNKEIKVLLLKASKYLNEFETELSIENAKKALSLSLKLKNNDAIARSYNFIGLNLVEHNEYEKAIGYYKKSLTYADKAKNDTIKSWVYNNLGNLYSYNLKNHKKAIEYYLISLNHAKKVGEIELNYNKLNVISTYFDSNQFDKGENYLNDVEESLVFLNKEFEAQFLYFSLKGDYYTNKKKFDNAEENYLKALEICQSKPKNFYYYHEITINESLSTFYNSQNDYKKAYQFLYVADSLKEKYNRKNNIRKVKLLGEQIAHEEIERELIKIETEKKDQDQELMNFKVFLILIGLIFLITLLILYSQFRINKIRVKSNNELRVANEELLIAKENAEEASKLKSQFVSTVSHELRTPLYGVIGMTDIIEVEHNELINSPHLKALKFSAKYLLALVNDILKVYKFEENQVVLENNLFNLEDKLETIKNSMENIASKHNNSIIVIVDEKIPQFIIGDSIRLSQIIMNLMSNSLKFTRNGEIEITAILKEVKDDSIYIEFKVRDTGIGIPKKFQDKVFEKFVQIDRKEDDYQGTGLGLTIVKKLIDLFGGEISLESEENEGTTFTFTIPFESGEDKVTEFVNNIEVDLSKPKTYRILIVEDNKINQIVTKRLLENYKFICEIADDGYQAIELLEKYEFDAILMDINMPKINGFETTKLIRQRNYSLPIIAVTAFEKEEVEEKAKISGIDDIIAKPFDAKQLFKMIHQHVSVKQV; encoded by the coding sequence ATGAAAAAAATCTTAAAAACTACACTGCTATTACTCTGTTTAGTTTTTACGATAACTACGTATCCTCAAGATAGTTTAAGATCAAATAAAGAAATTAAAGTACTACTATTAAAAGCGAGTAAGTATCTTAATGAGTTTGAAACCGAACTTTCCATTGAAAATGCAAAAAAAGCTTTATCACTTTCATTAAAATTAAAAAATAATGATGCTATTGCAAGATCATATAATTTTATTGGTTTAAACCTTGTAGAGCATAATGAATATGAAAAGGCAATTGGATATTATAAAAAAAGTCTTACTTATGCTGATAAAGCTAAAAATGACACAATAAAGAGTTGGGTTTATAATAATTTAGGTAATCTATATTCTTATAATTTAAAAAACCATAAAAAAGCAATTGAGTATTATTTAATTTCTCTAAATCACGCAAAAAAAGTAGGAGAAATAGAGCTAAATTATAATAAATTAAATGTTATTAGTACTTATTTTGACAGTAATCAATTTGATAAAGGAGAAAATTATTTAAATGACGTAGAAGAAAGTTTAGTTTTTTTAAATAAAGAATTTGAAGCACAATTTTTATACTTTTCCTTAAAAGGTGATTATTATACTAATAAAAAAAAGTTTGATAATGCGGAAGAAAACTATTTAAAAGCATTAGAAATTTGTCAATCCAAACCTAAAAACTTTTATTATTATCATGAGATTACAATAAATGAGAGTCTTTCTACTTTTTATAATAGTCAAAATGATTATAAAAAAGCTTACCAATTCCTTTATGTTGCAGATTCTTTAAAGGAAAAATACAATAGAAAAAATAATATTAGAAAGGTTAAACTCCTAGGAGAGCAAATTGCCCATGAAGAAATAGAACGAGAACTGATTAAGATTGAAACAGAAAAGAAAGATCAAGACCAAGAGTTAATGAATTTTAAGGTTTTTCTAATTCTGATTGGTTTAATTTTCTTGATTACATTACTAATTTTATATTCACAATTTAGAATAAACAAGATTAGAGTAAAATCAAACAATGAGCTAAGAGTTGCCAACGAAGAACTATTGATTGCAAAGGAAAATGCAGAAGAAGCGTCAAAGCTAAAATCTCAATTTGTTTCTACAGTTAGTCATGAATTAAGAACACCATTATATGGTGTTATTGGAATGACAGATATAATAGAAGTAGAGCATAACGAATTAATTAATAGTCCTCATTTAAAAGCACTTAAATTTTCTGCAAAATACCTTCTTGCATTAGTAAATGACATTTTAAAAGTTTACAAATTTGAAGAAAATCAAGTTGTTTTAGAAAATAATTTATTCAATTTAGAGGATAAATTAGAAACAATTAAAAACTCGATGGAAAATATTGCATCAAAACATAATAATAGTATTATTGTTATTGTTGACGAAAAAATTCCACAATTTATAATTGGCGACAGTATTCGTTTGTCTCAAATTATTATGAATTTAATGAGTAATTCATTAAAGTTTACACGAAATGGTGAAATTGAAATAACTGCAATTTTGAAAGAAGTAAAAGATGATTCAATTTATATAGAATTTAAAGTTCGTGATACTGGAATTGGAATTCCAAAGAAATTTCAAGATAAAGTATTTGAAAAATTTGTTCAGATTGACAGAAAAGAGGATGATTATCAGGGAACAGGTTTAGGACTAACGATTGTAAAAAAATTAATTGATCTTTTTGGAGGTGAAATAAGCTTAGAAAGTGAAGAGAATGAAGGAACAACATTTACATTTACAATTCCTTTCGAATCTGGTGAAGATAAAGTTACAGAGTTTGTTAATAACATTGAAGTAGATTTATCTAAACCGAAAACATATAGAATACTGATTGTAGAAGATAACAAGATTAATCAAATTGTAACCAAAAGGTTATTAGAAAACTATAAGTTTATATGTGAAATAGCAGATGATGGTTATCAGGCTATTGAATTGTTAGAAAAATACGAATTTGATGCCATTTTAATGGATATTAATATGCCCAAAATTAACGGTTTTGAAACTACAAAATTAATAAGGCAAAGAAATTATTCTTTGCCTATTATTGCTGTAACTGCCTTTGAAAAAGAAGAAGTTGAAGAAAAAGCTAAAATTTCTGGTATCGATGACATAATAGCTAAGCCATTCGATGCAAAACAATTATTTAAAATGATTCATCAACATGTTAGTGTTAAACAAGTTTAA
- the ettA gene encoding energy-dependent translational throttle protein EttA, whose product MSDDKKVIFSMSKVNKIYSSTNKQVLKDIYLSFFYGAKIGILGLNGSGKSSLLKIIAGLDKNFQGDLVFAPGYTVGYLEQEPQLDETKTVIEIVREGAAEIYGLLDEFNKINDSFGLPEVYEDADKMQKLMDRQAELQDKIDAAGAWEIDTKLEIAMDALRTPDADTPINVLSGGEKRRVALCRLLLQQPDVLLLDEPTNHLDAESVLWLEQHLQQYAGTVIAVTHDRYFLDNVAGWILELDRGQGIPWKGNYSSWLDQKSKRMEQEEKSASKHRKTLERELDWVRQGAKGRQTKQKARLQNYDKLLNEDQKVLEEKLEIYIPNGPRLGTNVIEAKKVGKAFGEKLLYDDLNFTLPQAGIVGIIGPNGAGKSTIFRMIMGEENPDGGEFSIGDTVKIAYVDQSHSNIDAEKSIYENFCDGQELMMMGGRQVNSRAYLSRFNFGGSDQNKKVATLSGGERNRLHLAMTLKEEGNVLLLDEPTNDLDINTLRALEEGLENFAGCAVIISHDRWFLDRVCTHILAFEGDSQVYYFEGSFSEYEENKRKRLGKDITPTRIKYKKLIRN is encoded by the coding sequence ATGTCAGACGATAAAAAAGTGATTTTTTCAATGTCTAAAGTGAATAAGATTTACTCTAGTACAAACAAACAAGTTCTTAAAGATATCTATTTAAGTTTTTTCTATGGTGCAAAAATTGGTATTCTTGGTCTTAATGGTTCTGGAAAGTCATCATTATTAAAAATCATTGCTGGTTTAGATAAAAATTTTCAAGGTGATTTAGTTTTTGCTCCTGGTTATACCGTTGGATATTTAGAACAAGAACCACAATTAGACGAAACTAAAACGGTTATAGAAATTGTTAGAGAAGGTGCTGCTGAAATCTATGGCTTGTTGGATGAATTTAATAAAATAAACGATAGTTTTGGTCTTCCTGAAGTATATGAAGATGCAGATAAGATGCAGAAGCTAATGGATCGTCAGGCAGAACTACAAGATAAAATTGATGCTGCTGGAGCGTGGGAAATAGATACTAAACTTGAAATTGCAATGGACGCACTTCGTACTCCAGATGCAGATACTCCAATTAATGTACTTTCTGGAGGAGAGAAACGTAGAGTTGCTTTATGTCGTTTATTATTACAACAACCAGATGTACTTTTATTAGATGAGCCTACCAATCACTTAGACGCTGAATCGGTGCTTTGGTTAGAACAACATTTACAACAATATGCAGGAACAGTAATTGCTGTAACGCATGACCGTTATTTCTTAGATAATGTTGCAGGTTGGATTTTAGAATTAGATAGAGGTCAAGGTATACCATGGAAAGGGAACTATTCTTCTTGGTTAGATCAAAAATCAAAACGTATGGAGCAAGAAGAAAAATCAGCTTCAAAACATAGAAAAACACTTGAGCGTGAGTTAGACTGGGTTCGTCAAGGAGCAAAAGGTAGACAAACAAAACAAAAAGCACGTCTTCAAAACTATGATAAACTTTTAAATGAAGACCAAAAAGTTTTAGAAGAGAAATTAGAGATTTATATTCCTAACGGTCCACGTTTAGGAACGAATGTAATTGAAGCTAAAAAAGTAGGTAAAGCCTTTGGAGAGAAATTGTTATATGATGATTTAAATTTCACATTACCACAAGCTGGAATCGTTGGAATTATTGGTCCGAATGGTGCTGGTAAATCAACAATTTTTAGAATGATAATGGGTGAAGAAAATCCAGATGGTGGAGAATTTTCTATTGGTGATACAGTAAAAATAGCTTATGTAGATCAATCACATTCGAATATTGATGCCGAAAAATCAATTTATGAAAACTTCTGTGACGGACAAGAATTAATGATGATGGGTGGAAGACAAGTTAACTCTCGTGCCTATTTATCTCGATTCAATTTTGGAGGAAGTGATCAAAACAAAAAAGTAGCAACACTTTCTGGAGGAGAACGTAACAGACTTCATTTAGCGATGACTTTAAAAGAAGAAGGAAATGTATTGTTACTTGATGAACCTACAAATGACTTGGATATTAATACACTAAGAGCATTGGAAGAAGGTCTAGAGAACTTTGCAGGTTGTGCTGTTATTATTTCGCATGATAGATGGTTTTTAGACCGTGTTTGTACACACATATTAGCTTTTGAAGGTGATTCTCAAGTATATTATTTTGAAGGTAGTTTCTCTGAATATGAAGAAAATAAGAGAAAACGACTAGGTAAGGACATTACTCCAACACGTATTAAATATAAAAAACTAATTAGAAACTAA